The following are encoded together in the Magnetospirillum gryphiswaldense MSR-1 v2 genome:
- the murG gene encoding undecaprenyldiphospho-muramoylpentapeptide beta-N-acetylglucosaminyltransferase, which yields MSKPFALLAAGGTGGHVFPAEALAAELIGRGWRLGLVTDRRGQTYGGTLGSLQTFRIRAGGIAGRGLAARMGAMAELALGIVQARAILKRERPAIIVGFGGYASVPAMVAGGLLGIPTMMHEQNGVLGRANRLLAGKARAIAVSYAHVAHVAEEWKTKLRHTGMPVRPAIAALRGTPYPALDDAGPIRLLVLGGSQGARVLSEVIPAALLALPAALQARIEISQQCRPEDIEAVRGLYAGSPIKASLDSFFSDIPERMAAAHLVIARSGASTMAELTYLGRPAILVPYPHAVDDHQTANARALDEAGGGWLMPQTGFNAETLAARLTALLTQPGTLARAAECALAAGRPDAAARLADLVAETANLQESRS from the coding sequence ATGAGCAAGCCCTTCGCCCTGCTTGCCGCCGGTGGCACCGGTGGCCACGTCTTCCCGGCCGAAGCCCTGGCCGCCGAACTGATCGGGCGCGGCTGGCGCCTGGGACTGGTCACCGACCGGCGCGGCCAGACCTATGGCGGCACCCTGGGTTCGCTGCAAACCTTCCGCATCCGTGCCGGCGGCATCGCCGGGCGCGGTCTGGCTGCCCGCATGGGCGCCATGGCCGAATTGGCCCTGGGCATCGTCCAGGCCCGCGCCATCCTCAAACGCGAACGCCCCGCAATCATCGTCGGCTTCGGCGGCTATGCCAGCGTGCCGGCCATGGTCGCCGGCGGCCTGTTGGGCATCCCGACGATGATGCATGAACAAAACGGCGTGCTGGGCCGGGCCAACCGTCTGCTGGCCGGCAAGGCCCGCGCCATCGCCGTGTCCTATGCCCATGTCGCCCATGTGGCGGAGGAATGGAAAACCAAGCTGCGCCACACCGGTATGCCGGTGCGCCCGGCCATCGCCGCCTTGCGCGGCACGCCCTATCCGGCGCTCGACGATGCCGGCCCCATCCGCCTGCTGGTGCTGGGCGGCAGCCAGGGCGCGCGGGTGCTGTCAGAGGTGATTCCCGCCGCATTGCTGGCTTTACCGGCAGCGTTGCAGGCGCGTATCGAGATTTCCCAGCAATGCCGCCCCGAAGATATCGAGGCGGTGCGCGGCCTTTATGCGGGAAGCCCGATCAAGGCCAGCCTGGACAGCTTCTTCAGCGACATCCCCGAACGCATGGCAGCGGCCCATCTGGTCATCGCCCGTTCCGGCGCCTCGACCATGGCCGAGCTGACCTATCTGGGCCGCCCGGCCATCCTGGTGCCCTATCCCCATGCCGTCGACGACCACCAGACCGCCAATGCCCGGGCGCTGGACGAAGCCGGCGGCGGCTGGCTGATGCCGCAGACCGGCTTCAACGCCGAAACCCTGGCGGCGCGCCTGACCGCGCTTCTCACCCAACCCGGCACCTTGGCCCGTGCCGCTGAATGCGCGCTGGCCGCCGGCCGTCCCGACGCCGCCGCCCGGCTGGCCGATCTGGTGGCCGAAACCGCGAATTTGCAGGAGTCCCGCTCATGA
- the murC gene encoding UDP-N-acetylmuramate--L-alanine ligase: MRTMPLSIGAIHFVGIGGIGMSGIAEILVNLGYTVQGSDIADNYNVERLRKLGVTVHIGHKAENLDQARVVVVSSAVKSDNPEVVAARSKMVPVVRRAEMLAELMRLKSAIAIGGTHGKTTTTSLVSAMLDAAGMDPTIINGGIINAYGTNARLGANDWMVVEADESDGTFTKLPATCVVVTNIDPEHMDYYGSFDKLRDAFRTFVENIPFYGFAACCIDHPEVQALIARVPDRKIVTYGFSPQALIRATNVKIGPGGARYDVVITDRVTGATRIIDDVRLPMYGEHNVLNSLAAIACANELGLTNDVVRKALGGFSGVKRRFTKTGEAKGITVIDDYGHHPVEINAVLKAARSATTGNVIAVVQPHRYSRLSSLFPEFCTCFNDADTVIVADVYAAGEQPIDGADRDHLVMGLQEHGHRHVIALPEASALAGIVDGLAKSGDMVVCLGAGNITQWAHALPAQLESLPTDKGAE; encoded by the coding sequence ATGAGAACCATGCCGCTTTCCATCGGCGCCATCCATTTCGTCGGCATCGGCGGCATCGGCATGTCGGGCATCGCCGAGATTCTGGTCAATCTCGGCTATACCGTCCAGGGCTCGGACATCGCCGACAATTACAACGTCGAGCGCCTGCGCAAGTTGGGGGTCACCGTCCATATCGGCCACAAGGCGGAAAATCTGGACCAAGCCCGCGTCGTCGTGGTGTCGTCGGCGGTCAAGTCCGACAACCCGGAAGTGGTGGCGGCGCGCTCGAAGATGGTTCCCGTCGTCCGCCGCGCCGAAATGCTGGCCGAGCTGATGCGGCTGAAATCGGCCATCGCCATCGGCGGCACCCACGGCAAGACCACCACCACCTCGCTGGTCTCGGCCATGCTGGACGCGGCGGGCATGGACCCGACCATCATCAATGGCGGCATCATCAACGCCTATGGCACCAATGCGCGGCTGGGCGCCAATGACTGGATGGTGGTGGAAGCCGACGAATCCGACGGCACCTTCACCAAGCTGCCGGCCACCTGCGTCGTCGTCACCAATATCGACCCCGAGCACATGGATTATTACGGCTCGTTCGACAAATTGCGCGACGCCTTCCGCACCTTCGTCGAGAACATCCCGTTCTACGGCTTCGCCGCCTGCTGCATCGACCACCCGGAAGTCCAGGCGCTGATCGCCCGCGTCCCCGACCGCAAGATCGTCACCTATGGCTTCTCGCCGCAGGCGCTGATCCGCGCCACCAATGTCAAGATCGGCCCCGGCGGCGCCCGCTACGACGTGGTCATCACCGACCGCGTCACCGGCGCCACCCGCATCATCGACGATGTCCGCCTGCCCATGTACGGCGAACACAACGTCTTGAACTCGCTGGCCGCCATCGCCTGCGCCAACGAACTGGGCCTGACCAACGACGTCGTGCGCAAGGCGCTGGGCGGTTTTTCCGGTGTCAAACGCCGTTTCACCAAGACCGGCGAGGCCAAGGGCATCACCGTGATCGACGATTACGGCCATCATCCGGTGGAGATCAACGCGGTGCTGAAGGCTGCGCGCAGCGCCACCACCGGCAATGTCATCGCCGTGGTCCAGCCCCATCGCTATTCGCGCCTGTCCAGCCTGTTCCCTGAGTTCTGCACCTGCTTCAACGACGCCGACACGGTGATCGTCGCCGATGTCTATGCCGCCGGCGAACAGCCCATCGACGGCGCCGACCGCGATCATCTGGTGATGGGCTTGCAGGAACACGGCCACCGTCACGTCATCGCCCTGCCCGAGGCGTCCGCCCTGGCCGGCATCGTCGATGGCTTGGCCAAATCCGGCGACATGGTGGTGTGCCTGGGCGCCGGCAACATCACCCAATGGGCGCACGCGCTTCCCGCTCAGTTGGAATCCCTGCCCACCGACAAGGGGGCCGAATGA
- the murB gene encoding UDP-N-acetylmuramate dehydrogenase, which yields MNAAARKAWIKSLPKTRGRLTVDAPLGGLTWFRVGGNAEVLFRPADVDDLAEFLMQLPLDIPVTVIGVGSNLLVRDGGVSGVVVRLAGSFGHIDVMGDIITAGAAALDLTVALTAEEAGLTGMEFLSGVPGTIGGALRMNAGAFGGEMKDITLSATAIDRAGTTQLLTLPDLDMSYRHCGCPDEYIFLSATLQGKRGQPAAIAAKMAEIKTAREDSQPTRVRTGGSTFANPPGQKAWELIDKAGCRGLVMGGAQVSEKHCNFLLNLGEASAADIENLGDEVRRRVLETSGIELEWEIRRIGDKGEHA from the coding sequence ATGAACGCTGCCGCGCGGAAAGCCTGGATCAAGTCGCTGCCCAAGACGCGCGGTCGCCTGACCGTGGACGCGCCGTTGGGCGGGCTGACCTGGTTCCGCGTCGGCGGCAATGCCGAAGTTCTGTTCCGTCCCGCCGACGTGGACGATCTGGCCGAATTCCTGATGCAATTGCCGCTGGACATCCCGGTCACCGTCATCGGCGTCGGCTCCAACCTGTTGGTGCGCGACGGCGGCGTGTCGGGCGTTGTCGTACGTCTGGCCGGATCGTTCGGCCATATCGACGTCATGGGCGACATCATCACCGCCGGGGCCGCCGCCCTGGACCTGACCGTTGCCCTGACCGCCGAGGAAGCCGGCCTGACCGGCATGGAATTCCTGTCCGGCGTGCCCGGCACCATCGGCGGCGCGCTGCGCATGAATGCCGGCGCCTTCGGCGGCGAGATGAAGGACATCACGCTTTCGGCCACCGCCATCGACCGCGCCGGCACCACCCAATTGCTGACCCTGCCCGACCTGGACATGAGCTATCGCCATTGCGGCTGCCCGGATGAATACATCTTCCTGTCGGCGACGTTGCAGGGCAAGCGCGGCCAGCCGGCGGCCATCGCGGCCAAGATGGCCGAGATCAAGACCGCGCGCGAAGACAGCCAGCCGACCCGGGTGCGCACCGGCGGATCCACCTTCGCCAATCCGCCGGGGCAAAAGGCGTGGGAGCTGATCGACAAGGCCGGCTGCCGCGGTCTGGTCATGGGCGGCGCCCAGGTATCGGAAAAGCACTGCAATTTCCTGCTCAACCTGGGCGAGGCCAGCGCCGCCGACATCGAAAATCTGGGCGACGAAGTGCGCCGCCGGGTGCTGGAAACCAGCGGAATCGAGCTGGAATGGGAAATCCGCCGCATCGGTGACAAGGGAGAACACGCATGA
- a CDS encoding D-alanine--D-alanine ligase, with product MSRRVTVLMGGASAERDVSLRSGAAAAAALEQAGFTVATIDAGRDVTALAQAITASRPDVVFNALHGRFGEDGCVQGLLNLLGIPYTHSGLLASAAAMDKAFSRQVFQQAGIPVAHGVVVEKTDGGADPMKRPFVVKPINEGSSVGVYVMKPGDNRAPLADWPFESDRVLVEEFVPGRELTVAVMGDRALGCLEITSERGFYDYDAKYAPGGSKHIMPAPIPAEDYAEACRLAVEAHRVLGCRGVSRADLRYDDTKPGQKPRLIVLEVNTQPGMTATSLVPDIASYCGISFPELVRWMVEQAECDG from the coding sequence ATGAGCCGCCGCGTCACCGTGCTGATGGGCGGAGCCTCCGCCGAACGCGACGTGTCGTTGCGCTCGGGCGCCGCCGCCGCCGCCGCTCTGGAACAGGCCGGCTTCACCGTTGCCACCATCGATGCCGGGCGCGATGTGACGGCCTTGGCCCAGGCCATCACCGCCAGCCGTCCCGACGTGGTGTTCAACGCGCTGCATGGCCGTTTCGGCGAGGATGGCTGCGTCCAGGGTCTGCTCAATCTGCTGGGCATCCCCTATACCCATTCCGGCCTGTTGGCCTCGGCCGCCGCCATGGACAAGGCGTTTTCGCGCCAAGTGTTCCAGCAGGCCGGCATCCCGGTGGCCCATGGCGTGGTGGTGGAAAAGACCGATGGCGGCGCCGACCCCATGAAGCGTCCGTTCGTGGTCAAGCCCATCAACGAGGGCTCGTCCGTCGGCGTCTATGTGATGAAGCCGGGCGACAACCGCGCCCCCCTGGCCGATTGGCCGTTCGAGTCCGACCGCGTGCTGGTGGAAGAATTCGTCCCCGGGCGCGAGCTGACCGTGGCGGTGATGGGCGACCGCGCCCTGGGCTGTCTGGAAATCACCTCGGAACGCGGCTTCTACGATTATGACGCCAAATATGCGCCGGGCGGCTCGAAGCACATCATGCCCGCCCCCATCCCGGCGGAAGATTACGCCGAAGCCTGCCGGCTGGCGGTGGAAGCCCATCGCGTGCTGGGCTGCCGCGGCGTGTCGCGCGCCGATCTGCGTTACGACGACACCAAGCCCGGGCAAAAGCCGCGTCTGATCGTGTTGGAAGTCAACACCCAGCCGGGGATGACCGCCACCTCGCTGGTCCCCGACATCGCGTCTTATTGCGGCATCAGCTTCCCCGAGTTGGTGCGCTGGATGGTCGAGCAAGCGGAGTGTGACGGATGA
- a CDS encoding cell division protein FtsQ/DivIB produces MSDSDIIISAEDRIRPSTTADTVPLPRLSRPRRAAQKEKREVRGEGRPETKPKGKLRRRIPFPRLNFTPLQKLSAAGIAMTTLVVGGAVIWYSGIIQRTTQTMITQVMQATAHAGFRVDEITVAGRSRTTMDQLAAALGSGHGSPILSLNLEQAKDRLEALPSVRQAAVERRLPDTLHIAIIERQPIAVWQNNGTHMLVDKDGHVIPGSVAGYEGLPMVVGDGAGSRASELLAMLATEPKLAPRVKAAIRVGNRRWNLMLDDAHDGLEVRLPEDEAAAAWKRLAELENSQGLTNRQVRMVDLRVPDRMILKTERAATPPDATRRKDNGA; encoded by the coding sequence ATGAGCGACAGCGACATCATCATCAGCGCCGAAGACCGCATCAGGCCGTCGACCACCGCCGACACCGTGCCCTTGCCGCGCCTGTCGCGCCCGCGCCGCGCCGCGCAAAAGGAAAAGCGCGAAGTGCGCGGCGAAGGCCGGCCCGAGACCAAGCCCAAGGGCAAGCTGCGCCGCCGCATCCCGTTTCCGCGCCTCAACTTCACGCCGTTGCAAAAGCTGTCGGCGGCGGGCATCGCCATGACCACCTTGGTGGTGGGCGGCGCGGTCATCTGGTATTCCGGCATCATCCAGCGCACCACCCAGACCATGATCACCCAGGTGATGCAGGCCACCGCCCACGCCGGCTTCCGCGTCGATGAAATCACCGTGGCCGGACGCAGCCGCACCACCATGGACCAACTGGCCGCCGCCTTGGGCAGCGGCCACGGCAGCCCGATCCTGTCGCTCAATCTGGAGCAGGCCAAGGACCGGCTGGAAGCCTTGCCGTCGGTGCGTCAGGCGGCGGTGGAACGCCGTCTGCCCGACACATTGCACATCGCCATCATCGAACGCCAGCCCATCGCCGTCTGGCAAAACAACGGCACCCACATGCTGGTGGATAAGGACGGCCATGTCATTCCCGGTTCCGTCGCCGGGTATGAAGGCCTGCCCATGGTGGTGGGCGACGGCGCCGGTAGCCGCGCCAGCGAATTGCTGGCCATGCTGGCCACCGAACCCAAGCTGGCGCCTCGGGTCAAGGCCGCCATCCGCGTCGGCAACCGCCGCTGGAACCTGATGCTGGACGATGCCCATGACGGTCTGGAAGTGCGCCTGCCGGAAGACGAGGCCGCCGCCGCCTGGAAGCGACTGGCCGAGTTGGAGAACAGCCAGGGCCTAACCAATCGTCAGGTGCGCATGGTCGATCTGCGCGTCCCCGACCGCATGATCCTGAAGACCGAGCGCGCGGCGACGCCGCCAGATGCCACCCGCCGCAAGGATAATGGAGCCTGA
- the ftsA gene encoding cell division protein FtsA — protein sequence MSMRNGLIAALDVGSTKVCCFLARVQDDGMPRIVGIGHQVARGMRAGAVVDLEELEHSIRAAVDAAEDMANERVRAVVVNLSGGAPGSTNVKVEVSMNGHAVNEADIRRMLDHGRAHHENAERDLIHAIPVDYTIDGNEGIRDPRGMYGERLGVAIHVISAATGPVRNLMTVVHRCHLDIEARVVSPFAAGLACLVDDEKELGVTCIDMGGGTTSIAVFVAGQLVHTDVIPVGGHHVTNDIARGLSTPLSYAERMKTLYGSAIPSPSDDREMLKVPLVGEDEDGASNQVPRSMLIQIIQPRLEETLELVRSHLEKSGFDKMAGRRVVLTGGASQMQGVRDLAGLVLDKQVRLGRPVGLHGLPESTNGPAFSTCAGLIRYAMAHQPVAKSGRKAIQEQESPGGWGRIGSWLKRNF from the coding sequence ATGAGCATGCGTAACGGACTGATCGCAGCGCTGGATGTGGGAAGCACCAAGGTGTGCTGCTTCCTGGCGCGCGTCCAGGACGACGGCATGCCCCGTATCGTCGGCATCGGCCATCAGGTGGCGCGCGGCATGCGCGCCGGCGCCGTGGTCGATCTTGAGGAACTGGAACATTCCATCCGCGCCGCCGTCGACGCCGCCGAGGACATGGCCAATGAACGGGTGCGCGCCGTGGTGGTCAATCTGTCGGGCGGCGCCCCGGGCTCCACCAACGTCAAGGTGGAAGTGTCCATGAACGGCCATGCGGTCAACGAGGCCGATATCCGCCGCATGCTCGACCATGGCCGCGCCCATCATGAAAACGCCGAACGCGACCTGATCCATGCCATTCCGGTGGATTACACCATCGACGGCAACGAAGGCATCCGCGATCCGCGCGGCATGTACGGCGAGCGCCTGGGCGTGGCCATCCACGTCATTTCCGCCGCCACCGGGCCGGTGCGCAACCTGATGACCGTGGTCCATCGCTGCCATCTGGACATCGAGGCCCGCGTGGTCAGCCCCTTCGCCGCCGGTCTGGCCTGTCTGGTCGACGACGAAAAGGAACTGGGCGTCACCTGCATCGACATGGGCGGCGGCACCACCTCGATCGCCGTGTTCGTCGCCGGCCAGTTGGTGCACACCGACGTCATCCCGGTGGGCGGCCACCACGTCACCAACGACATCGCCCGCGGCCTGTCGACGCCGCTGTCTTATGCCGAACGCATGAAGACGCTGTACGGCAGCGCCATCCCGTCGCCGTCCGACGACCGCGAAATGCTGAAGGTGCCGCTGGTGGGCGAGGACGAGGACGGCGCCTCCAATCAGGTGCCGCGCTCCATGCTGATCCAGATCATCCAACCGCGGTTGGAGGAGACCCTGGAACTGGTGCGCTCGCACCTGGAGAAAAGCGGCTTCGACAAGATGGCCGGGCGCCGGGTGGTCCTCACCGGCGGCGCCAGCCAGATGCAGGGCGTGCGCGATCTGGCCGGACTGGTGCTGGACAAACAGGTCCGCCTGGGCCGTCCGGTTGGTCTGCACGGTCTGCCCGAATCCACCAACGGTCCGGCGTTTTCCACCTGCGCCGGCCTGATCCGATATGCCATGGCCCATCAGCCAGTGGCCAAAAGCGGTCGCAAAGCGATCCAAGAGCAAGAAAGTCCGGGCGGTTGGGGCCGTATCGGATCGTGGTTGAAGCGAAATTTCTAG
- the ftsZ gene encoding cell division protein FtsZ — translation MLNFLPGNPQDLKPKITVIGVGGAGGNAVNNMIASRLEGVEFIVANTDAQAINQSRTERRVQLGTTVAQGLGAGSRPEIGRAAAEESLEEVIGQIAGANMVFITAGMGGGTGSGAAPVIARAARDHGILTVGVVTKPFHFEGAHRMRTAEGAIEELSQYVDTLIIIPNQNLFRVATERTTFADAFKMADDVLYSGVRGVTDLMIMPGLINLDFADIRTVMSEMGKAMMGTGEAEGDKRAIEAAEAAISNPLLDDTSMKGAKGVLINITGGMDMTLFEVDEAANRIRDEVDPEANIIFGSTFDEKLNGKMRVSVVATGIASEAAAQPKPTVVSLNTPQAQPQPRVAAGGTAGAGFRPAVVTAQAAPAAAVAVAQAQPQMEARTVAQPAPQPAHQPVVTAQVRVQPAAARPAQQPMAETFRPDPQLRLDPVLERPVPATTSLQADFRADPDMGHLSQAVSHIAETAQAAPQPQRQPEIQRQQAPQPQRQPEPEARRSGGLFGLLRRPAAAQPAPQPQRHEPAPMAQQPRQEPARMGNMATRSEPSVARAGEDLDIPAFLRRQAN, via the coding sequence ATGCTTAACTTTCTTCCGGGGAACCCCCAGGATCTAAAGCCGAAAATCACCGTCATCGGGGTCGGTGGAGCCGGCGGCAACGCGGTCAACAACATGATCGCGTCGCGTCTTGAGGGCGTTGAATTTATCGTCGCCAACACCGATGCCCAGGCCATCAACCAGTCGCGCACCGAGCGTCGCGTCCAGTTGGGCACCACCGTCGCCCAGGGGTTGGGTGCCGGATCGCGTCCCGAGATCGGCCGCGCCGCCGCCGAGGAAAGCCTGGAAGAGGTGATCGGCCAGATCGCCGGCGCCAACATGGTGTTCATCACCGCCGGCATGGGCGGCGGCACCGGTTCCGGCGCCGCCCCGGTCATCGCGCGGGCCGCCCGCGACCACGGCATCCTGACCGTGGGCGTGGTGACCAAGCCGTTCCACTTCGAAGGCGCGCACCGTATGCGCACCGCCGAGGGTGCCATCGAGGAACTGTCGCAATACGTCGACACCTTGATCATCATCCCCAACCAGAACCTGTTCCGCGTCGCCACCGAACGCACCACCTTCGCCGACGCCTTCAAGATGGCCGACGACGTGCTGTATTCGGGCGTGCGCGGCGTCACCGACCTGATGATCATGCCCGGCCTGATCAATCTGGATTTCGCCGACATCCGCACCGTGATGAGCGAAATGGGCAAGGCGATGATGGGCACCGGCGAGGCCGAGGGCGACAAGCGCGCCATTGAAGCCGCCGAAGCCGCCATCTCCAACCCGCTGTTGGACGACACCTCGATGAAGGGCGCCAAGGGCGTGCTCATCAACATCACCGGCGGCATGGACATGACCTTGTTCGAGGTCGATGAAGCCGCCAACCGCATCCGCGACGAAGTCGACCCGGAAGCCAACATCATCTTCGGCTCGACCTTCGACGAAAAGCTGAACGGCAAGATGCGCGTGTCGGTGGTCGCCACCGGCATCGCCAGCGAAGCCGCCGCCCAGCCCAAGCCGACCGTGGTGTCGCTCAACACCCCGCAGGCCCAGCCGCAACCCCGCGTCGCCGCCGGCGGCACTGCCGGCGCCGGCTTCCGCCCCGCCGTGGTCACCGCCCAGGCGGCCCCGGCCGCCGCTGTCGCCGTCGCCCAGGCGCAGCCGCAGATGGAGGCCCGCACCGTCGCCCAGCCGGCCCCGCAACCGGCGCATCAACCCGTCGTCACCGCTCAGGTGCGGGTGCAGCCGGCGGCTGCCCGTCCGGCCCAGCAGCCCATGGCCGAGACCTTCCGCCCCGATCCGCAACTGCGCCTGGACCCGGTGCTGGAGCGTCCGGTTCCCGCCACCACCTCGCTGCAAGCGGATTTCCGCGCCGATCCCGACATGGGTCATCTCAGCCAGGCGGTGTCGCACATCGCCGAAACCGCTCAGGCCGCGCCGCAACCGCAGCGTCAGCCGGAAATCCAGCGTCAGCAGGCGCCGCAGCCGCAGCGCCAGCCCGAGCCGGAAGCCCGTCGCAGCGGAGGCCTGTTCGGCCTGCTGCGTCGGCCTGCCGCCGCCCAGCCGGCGCCGCAGCCGCAGCGTCACGAACCGGCCCCCATGGCGCAGCAACCGCGCCAGGAACCGGCCCGCATGGGCAACATGGCCACCCGCAGCGAGCCCAGCGTGGCCCGTGCCGGTGAGGATCTGGACATTCCCGCCTTCTTGCGCCGTCAGGCCAATTAA
- the lpxC gene encoding UDP-3-O-acyl-N-acetylglucosamine deacetylase, which produces MRQRTLKTAIGCSGVGLHSGAKVTMVLHPAAADSGIVFRRTDIAGRGAYVPALWSNVGDTRMNTCLTNQDGIHVGTVEHLLSALAGSGIDNCVIEINGPEVPVMDGSAAPFLFLIECAGTIEQTEPRRAIRVLKRVSVTDGDKTATLSPAAGGFRLNFHIDFASAAIGQQSFSVALNRGTFKAEISRARTFGFEHEVAYLRANGLARGGSLDNAVVIDSTGTRVLNDDGLRYGDEFVRHKILDAAGDLFLAGAPLLGVYDGVRSGHALNNQLLRALFADQTAWAYTTIAAGSAAAQGLALAAPDKLVVNG; this is translated from the coding sequence ATTCGCCAGCGTACCTTGAAGACGGCCATCGGCTGCTCGGGCGTTGGCCTGCATTCCGGCGCCAAGGTCACCATGGTGCTGCACCCCGCCGCCGCCGACAGCGGCATCGTCTTCCGCCGCACCGACATCGCCGGGCGTGGCGCCTATGTTCCCGCTTTGTGGTCGAACGTCGGCGACACCCGCATGAACACCTGCCTGACCAATCAGGACGGCATCCATGTCGGCACCGTCGAGCACCTGCTGTCGGCCCTGGCCGGCTCGGGCATCGACAATTGCGTCATCGAGATCAACGGTCCGGAAGTGCCGGTGATGGACGGTTCCGCCGCTCCCTTCCTGTTCCTGATCGAATGCGCCGGCACCATCGAGCAAACCGAACCGCGCCGCGCCATCCGCGTGTTGAAGCGGGTTTCGGTCACCGACGGCGACAAGACCGCCACCTTGAGCCCCGCCGCCGGCGGCTTCCGCCTCAACTTCCACATCGATTTCGCCTCTGCCGCCATCGGCCAGCAAAGCTTTTCCGTCGCCCTCAATCGCGGCACCTTCAAGGCCGAGATCAGCCGTGCCCGCACCTTCGGCTTCGAGCACGAGGTCGCTTACCTGCGCGCCAACGGCTTGGCCCGTGGCGGCTCGCTCGACAATGCCGTGGTCATCGACAGCACCGGCACCCGCGTGCTCAATGATGACGGCCTGCGCTACGGCGACGAATTCGTCCGCCACAAGATTTTGGACGCGGCGGGCGATCTGTTCCTGGCCGGCGCCCCGCTCTTGGGCGTCTATGACGGCGTTCGTTCCGGCCATGCGCTCAACAACCAATTGCTGCGCGCCTTGTTCGCCGACCAAACCGCCTGGGCTTACACCACCATCGCCGCCGGTTCCGCCGCCGCCCAGGGTCTCGCCCTGGCCGCTCCGGACAAGCTGGTGGTCAACGGCTGA
- a CDS encoding outer membrane protein assembly factor BamD, giving the protein MIRLARSRRLAGATLIAAALLLSACSDKKDEYVERPVEELYNEAMDLVEKGEYYKAALAFDEVDRQHPYSVWATKAQLMNAYVLYERNKYPDALVALDRFIQLHPGNKDAPYAYYLKGLCYYEQVTDVARDQKMTEMALKSLQEVVDRYPASSYARDAKLKVDLTRDHLAGKEMNIARYYQKRDQWLAALNRYKIVVEQYQTTSHVPEALHRMVEIYLTLGLTEEAKKTAAVIGHNFPGSDWYEDTFSMVNTGQSATQAEKKDSGWFGWMW; this is encoded by the coding sequence ATGATTCGCCTCGCCCGCTCCCGCCGCCTTGCCGGTGCCACCCTGATCGCCGCCGCTCTCCTGCTGTCCGCCTGCTCGGACAAAAAGGATGAATACGTCGAGCGCCCGGTCGAGGAATTGTACAACGAGGCCATGGATCTGGTCGAAAAGGGCGAATATTACAAAGCCGCCCTGGCTTTCGACGAAGTGGACCGCCAGCATCCCTATTCGGTATGGGCGACCAAGGCGCAGTTGATGAACGCCTATGTGCTGTACGAGCGCAACAAATACCCCGACGCCCTGGTGGCCTTGGACCGCTTCATCCAGTTGCATCCCGGCAACAAGGACGCGCCCTACGCCTATTACCTGAAGGGGCTTTGCTATTACGAACAGGTCACCGACGTCGCCCGCGACCAGAAGATGACCGAAATGGCGCTGAAGTCGCTGCAAGAGGTGGTGGACCGCTATCCCGCCAGTTCCTACGCCCGCGACGCCAAGCTGAAGGTGGATTTGACCCGCGACCACCTTGCCGGCAAGGAAATGAACATCGCCCGCTATTACCAAAAGCGCGACCAATGGCTGGCGGCGCTGAACCGTTACAAGATCGTGGTCGAGCAGTACCAGACCACCAGCCACGTCCCCGAGGCGCTGCACCGCATGGTGGAAATCTATCTGACGCTGGGCCTGACCGAGGAAGCCAAGAAGACGGCGGCGGTCATCGGTCATAACTTCCCCGGCAGCGACTGGTACGAGGATACCTTCTCCATGGTCAATACCGGCCAGTCCGCCACCCAGGCGGAAAAGAAGGATTCCGGCTGGTTCGGCTGGATGTGGTAG